Proteins encoded in a region of the Apostichopus japonicus isolate 1M-3 chromosome 19, ASM3797524v1, whole genome shotgun sequence genome:
- the LOC139960004 gene encoding uncharacterized protein has translation MMASDFDITRYLSANIKHMIYHGKTKKAVKKRWVVFQGNSNTRLFQLKLYKNDSERVLKTSYTLNSDNFVGTERGEIRKNNVTQSSYFAIVLKDDTVIFGLDIDNQGAVEGSTFDEWSSIFDDIFQSESWIVNPRRGIQTTEQYLSFHCTRSSFSVGLLDPPKCLRHWSINEIADCRVEGDTLLLYLKDETQETIELKCAEWEATNIRQILLKTIRETRNPNVIGTFSDSEPAERYTRVPTSS, from the exons ATGATGGCCTCAGATTTTGACATCACTCGATACCTGTCGGCAAATATCAAACACATGATATACCATGGGAAGACTAAAAAGGCAGTCAAAAAG CGGTGGGTTGTATTTCAAGGAAATTCGAATACAA GGCTGTTCCAATTGAAGTTATACAAAAACGATTCAGAGAGGGTGCTGAAGACTTCTTACACTCTCAACTCGGACAATTTTGTCGGAACAGAAAGAGGTGAAATACGGAAAAACAACGTGACACAGAGCAGCTACTTCGCAATAGTGTTAAAAGACGACACCGTGATTTTCGGTTTAGATATCGACAATCAAGGTGCCGTGGAAGGGAGCACCTTCGATGAATGGAGCTCGATTTTTGACGATATCTTCCAAAGTG AGAGCTGGATTGTTAATCCTCGAAGAGGGATACAAACTACAGAGCAATATTTATCTTTCCATTGTACGCGATCGAGCTTTTCAGTTGGATTGCTGGATCCTCCGAAGTGTCTGCGACATTGGTCGATAAATGAAATTGCTGATTGCAGGGTTGAAGGTGACACACTGCTTCTTTATCTGAAAGATGAAACTCAAG AAACGATTGAACTGAAATGCGCCGAGTGGGAAGCTACCAATATTCGACAAATTCTCTTAAAAACCATTCGAGAAACAAGAAATCCAAATGTAATTGGAACAT TCTCAGATTCGGAACCTGCTGAGAGATATACAAGAGTACCAACGTCGTCCTAA
- the LOC139960003 gene encoding solute carrier family 35 member G1-like, translating to MAAINAAFVADDNEDAIVKTAYQINSNEDAIAETADQINSNEDVIAETANQINSNEDVIAETANQINSNEDVIAAETADQINSNDVVNGNLGDTDTFAELETPIDHPSKLQLLRLQIHKRRGLLFALLSALLFSSEDVVMDVLAKTLDVFQITFTVSILTVVLSGACLFFGKIKPPAGRWQWTSLAISGIALSLGMPTALLSLKYMDVGASIAIIYTMPIFTGIFAWIILKEPMKLIHLLFVAVSFAGVLLIAQPEFIFGSNEEQNPDDNALLGTIFALVSAVAFALLAVISRKQAGAGMHLFVLMFYNAIVTAVVNSLTCTGLQAWAMPSLVNWLELFGFAFLDFWAQMTLIMALILEAAILVSITTTIEVMFAFIWQITIFRVYPDWKTGFGAVLIVSTCVGIAFTSSGSEHDLSETKTEDIDPVQDKITTSDKVEPEIAVNVDENVTVRDRHVIERI from the coding sequence ATGGCGGCCATTAACGCCGCTTTCGTAGCAGACGATAACGAGGACGCTATCGTTAAAACAGCCTATCAGATTAATTCTAATGAAGACGCTATTGCTGAAACAGCCGATCAGATCAATTCTAATGAAGACGTTATTGCTGAAACAGCCAATCAGATTAATTCTAATGAAGACGTTATTGCTGAAACAGCCAATCAGATTAATTCCAATGAAGACGTCATCGCCGCTGAAACAGCCGATCAGATCAATTCTAATGATGTCGTCAACGGAAATCTTGGAGACACAGATACGTTTGCTGAACTTGAAACGCCTATCGACCACCCAAGTAAACTACAATTGTTGAGACTTCAGATTCACAAAAGAAGAGGCTTGTTATTCGCTTTGTTATCTGCTCTACTGTTTTCGTCGGAAGATGTTGTCATGGACGTCCTAGCCAAAACATTAGATGTTTTTCAGATCACCTTTACGGTTAGTATTTTGACAGTTGTTTTATCAGGTGCATGCCTCTTCTTCGGCAAAATTAAACCACCAGCAGGAAGATGGCAGTGGACTTCACTCGCCATCAGTGGTATAGCACTGTCCCTCGGTATGCCTACCGCCCTCTTGTCTTTGAAGTACATGGATGTCGGCGCCTCCATAGCTATCATTTACACGATGCCAATTTTTACGGGGATTTTCGCGTGGATCATTTTGAAGGAACCCATGAAGCTGATACATTTGTTATTCGTAGCAGTGTCATTTGCGGGAGTCCTCCTTATCGCCCAACCAGAGTTTATATTTGGCAGCAACGAAGAACAAAACCCAGACGATAATGCCTTGCTGGGTACAATTTTTGCCTTGGTTTCAGCCGTAGCTTTTGCTCTTCTCGCCGTTATCTCTAGAAAACAGGCTGGCGCTGGTATGCACctgtttgttttaatgttttataaTGCTATCGTCACGGCTGTTGTTAATTCTCTCACCTGTACAGGGCTACAAGCTTGGGCAATGCCATCTCTTGTCAATTGGTTGGAGTTATTTGGATTTGCTTTCCTCGATTTTTGGGCACAGATGACTTTAATCATGGCGCTCATTTTGGAAGCAGCCATTTTGGTTTCTATAACAACAACCATTGAAGTCATGTTTGCCTTTATCTGGCAAATCACTATATTCCGTGTTTATCCTGATTGGAAAACGGGTTTCGGAGCAGTCCTTATCGTGTCTACGTGTGTGGGCATAGCTTTCACCAGCTCTGGATCTGAGCACGACCTATCAGAGACGAAAACTGAGGACATTGACCCGGTACAGGATAAAATAACAACATCGGACAAAGTCGAACCAGAAATTGCAGTGAATGTTGACGAAAATGTTACCGTGAGAGACAGACATGTGATTGAGAGAATATAA